The genomic region CAGTAATATTTTCTCCAAATTCTTTAAGAGCTAATGCCTGTTCTTTAAAAAAACTGCCCAAAACTGCATTTTTCCTATTTGAATACCATGATGGTATAACTACAATATGCATTGATAAACCTCATTAAATATCTAAAAATTTAGATAACTTCGATAATATTGCATTATTGTTAAATTCATTTCTATTAAACTCAATATCCCTATTAAAATTAATCAAAATATCACACATAGCCCTCATTATATCATCACAATTATTAATGCAACAATAAATCCCATTTATACCACTAACCAATTCATATAATGGATCACTATAATCTTCGAGTATTGCTAAAATAATTGCATTCGATCCCATATAATCATATATCTTAGCTGGTATTTGAGAAAACTCCTTATTCCCAAATATAAGAAGTATATCCGCATTAACAACCATATTTATAATATCAGAATATGGAATACGCGATTTCAATTTTATACTACTTTCATTAGCCAACTCTTTTTGCTCTAAGTCATTTATGTTGCCAACAAAATTTACATTTAACTTATAAAATAAATCTGAAAAATTTATTTGAATCAAACCTAACGCTTTAATGAACTCTCTTATATTTCTTACACCCTTAACAATATCACCCGCATATAATACATTGATTTTATCTGACTGAAAATCTGAAGGATAATTTTTCTTAGAATCACAATATAATTTGTCATCAAATCCTCTATGTATTATCTCCATGGATTTTGGAGTTAATTTATAGTTCTTCTTATAATATTCCATGTTATTTTTAGTTACAAACAAAAACTTATCACTATTAATTATTATTTTATTTTCAATTCTTTTGTTAAAAAGTCTTACCAAAAGAGCCCTATTTCTCCTATTTACCTCATTACAATAAGGATCGCTAAAATACGATACAAGTTCTACACTATTATTGTATTTTTTTACCATATTTTTAATTTTATATGCACAGATTAAACTGGATGGTGGTTCATGCATTCCAATAATTATATCAAACTTTATATCACTCAAATATTTTTTGAAATATTTGCATGCCTTATTAATCCAAGAAGTATATGGATCAATAATTACAATTTTATTCTTAATCCAAATTAATCGTTTAGATTTTATATCCGTTTTATTTTTACAAACTACTTTTTTAGGTATCATCTTATTTAATATAAAACTTCCATTTACTCTATGTACAACTATATCTTTATTTACAAGCTTAGATAATTTTCCATCGTAGTAAATACTATCACTAGGAAAACTTAACGTTAAAAGATGTATTTTTAAATCTCTATTACTACTAGCAAGTAAGTTCATATAATATATCAACTCTATGCTAGCAGAATTATTTATATCAACTGAGTAACAAGAAACAAATAAGATATTAATCACTAGCATCTATCCTTTAAATGATATTTAAAACTTCGCATCATAAACTTAGGTATACTCGTTAATCTCTTTATTCTTACTGGTTCCTTCAATACCCTATACAACCACTCTAATCCTAAATTTATCATCACTCTTGGAGCTCTATTAAGCTTTCCAGCATACAAATCAAAACTCCCCCCAACTCCCATAAATAATTTACATCCAAGCATATCTATGTATTTATTTATAAAAATATCTTGGCGTGGGCTACCCATAGCAACAAATACTACATCAGTGTTACTTTGCTTTATTCTTTGAAAAACATCATGTGAATTATCACCAAAATAACCATTATTATGTCCAACAATATTTATATTTGGATATTTTTTTAATATATTATCAATAGCTAATAATAAATTTTCATCTGTAGTACCTACAAAATAAATTTTTAAAGATTGCTCATTGCAAATCTTTAAAACCTCATCCATTATATCAATTCCAGCAATCTTACAAATATTTATTTTCTTTAGTAATTTCAAAAGTATCTTTATACCAACACCATCTGGTATGACAACACTATCATCTCTACAAAAATATTTTTTAAGGGAATTATCATTTAATCCATTTAACAAAACTTCTGGATTACCAGAAACTATGTTTAATTTATCATTTTTATTTGATAACAAATGTTCACGTATTATATTTACTAAATCATCTTTACTTCCTGTATATATTTTATATCCTGTTAAATTTGTATACATAATTCAATTTATAAAATAATTTTTTCTAACTCCTTTAAAATTTCGTCATTACTATTTATTCCACGAGCTATTTCAAAATATTTCTTAACATTTTGCATATCATCTAATTTCAAATAACTCATTATTATGTTTGTGCACACTTCTATTGAATTTGTAACTTTAAATACAGTTTCAAAATATTTAATTGCCTCAGAATACATTTCTAAACTTGCATAGTTCAAGCCTAATTCATTTACAACCTCAACAATATCACTATCTATTCTTCTAGAATTCTCTAAATAATAAATTGCCTGTTGATTCATATTTAGTTTCCTATGTGCTACTGCAATATAATAATATATCAAAGCATCGTTTTTAAACATATCAATTAATGGAATTAACTTTTCCAGAGCTTCCTTAGGCGAAGAATATATTTTTTCCTTACCATCTTGATAATCTTTACAAGCCATTAAATGATCTTTAAACTCTTTTATTTCTTGGTCATCTTTAACCTTATATTTTTTTATACTATCGAGTGCAAGTACATAATTACCCTCATCTCTCTCAATTATTGCCTTATACAAATAAACCTTATTAAACGTTTTATAATTTTTTATTGCATCATCAATATGAAATTTTAATTCAGAATTAAAAGATTCATCCTTATCTTTTAAATTCATTAAAACTACTATTAACTTCTCTTTATATTCATCATTGAAATAAATCTTAGACAATCCTTTTAACATTATGTACGCATCAAACAATTCATCTTTTTGAATTAGTGAATATATGTACCCCTTATAAAACTCCTGACTATTATCAAAATTTAATATTATTTCCTCGTAGTAATTGTTATATATAAATTTTTCATTTCCACCAATGCATAAAATCATCCCTACAAAAAATTTATCCATTGTAAGATCACTACTTTTAGGATTATTTTTATCTGTTATAAGCTTTAGATCA from Candidatus Arthromitus sp. SFB-mouse-Japan harbors:
- a CDS encoding tetratricopeptide repeat protein → MSYNINERLSNLIFIELKDLTILDKISPYLYKELQGKDVLFPVDLKLITDKNNPKSSDLTMDKFFVGMILCIGGNEKFIYNNYYEEIILNFDNSQEFYKGYIYSLIQKDELFDAYIMLKGLSKIYFNDEYKEKLIVVLMNLKDKDESFNSELKFHIDDAIKNYKTFNKVYLYKAIIERDEGNYVLALDSIKKYKVKDDQEIKEFKDHLMACKDYQDGKEKIYSSPKEALEKLIPLIDMFKNDALIYYYIAVAHRKLNMNQQAIYYLENSRRIDSDIVEVVNELGLNYASLEMYSEAIKYFETVFKVTNSIEVCTNIIMSYLKLDDMQNVKKYFEIARGINSNDEILKELEKIIL
- a CDS encoding WecB/TagA/CpsF family glycosyltransferase, producing MYTNLTGYKIYTGSKDDLVNIIREHLLSNKNDKLNIVSGNPEVLLNGLNDNSLKKYFCRDDSVVIPDGVGIKILLKLLKKINICKIAGIDIMDEVLKICNEQSLKIYFVGTTDENLLLAIDNILKKYPNINIVGHNNGYFGDNSHDVFQRIKQSNTDVVFVAMGSPRQDIFINKYIDMLGCKLFMGVGGSFDLYAGKLNRAPRVMINLGLEWLYRVLKEPVRIKRLTSIPKFMMRSFKYHLKDRC